In Methanonatronarchaeum sp. AMET-Sl, one genomic interval encodes:
- a CDS encoding uroporphyrinogen decarboxylase family protein, translating into MDRMERVLNSIKGKEVDRPPAFSGMGTITIDNTEKFGYKFHEVLRDPEKMSDVAVASIELFELESVNIPIDQTIQAEAFGAEIEFKESDEKNIRYPSIKTNVVENIEDFIEIEPPTIDEAGKIPEVLEAIELAKEKAPTDIPIGGWVMGPYVSAGQLLDRKKILAATMRDPETVHEILEILKDFEINYINRLIEAGADFICLREPAASQDVLMPSQFEEIVKPYLTEILKNIDTPKILHICGLTDDIITKMWDCGPDALSVEEKNNLYQNRKDLGEKPVLYGAISPSETLYKGTPEDIKKAVQKSYDAGVNAAMPGDDIWPLTPKENMKAFVEETKKIKNKK; encoded by the coding sequence ATGGATAGAATGGAAAGAGTCCTGAATAGTATTAAAGGAAAAGAGGTTGACCGACCACCCGCATTCAGTGGAATGGGCACGATAACTATAGATAACACAGAGAAATTTGGTTATAAATTCCATGAAGTGCTTAGGGACCCTGAAAAAATGTCAGATGTAGCCGTTGCATCTATCGAGCTATTTGAACTAGAAAGCGTAAACATACCTATAGATCAAACAATACAAGCAGAAGCTTTCGGAGCAGAAATTGAGTTCAAAGAAAGCGATGAAAAAAACATTAGATATCCATCTATAAAAACGAATGTAGTAGAAAACATAGAGGATTTTATAGAAATCGAACCACCCACAATAGATGAAGCTGGAAAAATACCCGAAGTTCTAGAAGCAATTGAATTAGCCAAAGAAAAAGCACCTACAGACATTCCAATCGGAGGTTGGGTAATGGGGCCTTATGTTTCAGCAGGCCAACTACTTGACCGTAAAAAAATACTGGCTGCAACAATGCGCGACCCAGAAACCGTTCATGAAATCCTTGAAATACTAAAAGACTTCGAAATAAACTACATTAATAGATTAATCGAAGCCGGAGCCGATTTTATCTGCCTAAGAGAACCCGCTGCAAGCCAAGACGTATTAATGCCAAGCCAGTTCGAAGAAATTGTAAAACCATACCTAACGGAGATACTAAAAAACATAGACACACCAAAAATACTCCACATATGCGGGTTAACAGACGACATAATAACAAAAATGTGGGATTGCGGGCCCGACGCACTAAGCGTTGAAGAAAAAAACAACCTATATCAAAACAGAAAAGACCTAGGAGAAAAACCTGTCTTATACGGAGCAATATCCCCAAGCGAAACACTATACAAAGGAACACCAGAAGACATCAAAAAAGCTGTCCAAAAAAGCTATGACGCCGGAGTAAACGCAGCAATGCCAGGAGACGACATCTGGCCATTAACTCCAAAAGAAAACATGAAAGCATTCGTAGAAGAAACAAAAAAAATAAAAAATAAAAAGTGA
- a CDS encoding methyltransferase MtaB domain-containing protein — translation MSKYTEMAYDDPEEMIFGEAKEPVTYGHGPQITAGGGQVFGVTKIAPRPGAEARPEKLKTEFRKITKTILQRAVTLGFPTQEIENEWVHQMGENPVEYAQGPAIQNQAAIAEEFAEEHGIATATTHTIPDLRVSEKGLRHGQDRESFYPEKVIGSFEIAAENGADVLKIESSGGMELADYGIQRGDIKAFLFGIGYLGSIDMEWLWSQIVDIAEKNNVVPGGDTNCPAANTAMFIAGGYLDQDIARTFSAITRAICAGRTIVAWEQGATGPDKDCGYEGPIVKAIAGKPTVQEGKDCSVAHADLMGNLAAQVCDGWSNESAEFHEEFSGWSSGTWAEAVGYEVSLMNTAKELGEDKTLRDIYMASDRYRSPESFIIAYDNAYKIGEAMVEEGDSYYRRSKAAALKAAELIEEANEKGELQLSSHEKDTLDSIVTDLRALPEEEDKFVEECLNEYGDLPKFDPKNYGL, via the coding sequence AATAGCACCAAGACCAGGAGCAGAAGCACGACCAGAAAAACTAAAAACCGAATTCCGAAAAATAACCAAAACAATACTACAAAGAGCAGTAACACTAGGATTCCCAACACAAGAAATAGAAAACGAATGGGTACACCAAATGGGAGAAAACCCAGTAGAATACGCACAAGGACCAGCAATCCAAAACCAAGCCGCAATAGCAGAAGAATTCGCAGAAGAACACGGAATAGCAACAGCAACAACCCACACAATCCCAGACCTAAGAGTATCAGAAAAAGGCCTAAGACACGGACAAGACCGAGAATCATTCTACCCAGAAAAAGTAATCGGCAGCTTCGAAATAGCAGCCGAAAACGGAGCCGACGTACTAAAAATCGAATCATCAGGAGGAATGGAACTAGCCGACTACGGAATACAAAGAGGAGACATAAAAGCATTCCTATTCGGAATCGGATACCTAGGATCCATCGACATGGAATGGCTCTGGAGCCAAATAGTCGACATCGCAGAAAAAAACAACGTAGTACCAGGAGGAGACACAAACTGCCCAGCAGCAAACACAGCAATGTTCATAGCAGGCGGATACCTAGACCAAGACATAGCAAGAACATTCAGCGCAATCACAAGAGCAATCTGCGCAGGCCGAACAATAGTCGCCTGGGAACAAGGAGCAACCGGACCAGACAAAGACTGCGGATACGAAGGACCAATCGTAAAAGCAATCGCAGGCAAACCCACAGTTCAAGAAGGGAAGGATTGCAGTGTTGCGCATGCTGACCTAATGGGTAATCTAGCCGCACAGGTATGTGATGGTTGGTCAAACGAGTCAGCTGAATTCCACGAAGAATTCAGTGGATGGAGCAGCGGAACATGGGCGGAAGCAGTAGGATACGAAGTATCCCTCATGAACACAGCCAAAGAACTAGGAGAAGACAAAACACTAAGAGACATCTACATGGCGTCAGACAGATACCGATCCCCAGAAAGCTTCATAATAGCATACGACAACGCATACAAAATAGGAGAAGCCATGGTGGAAGAGGGAGACAGTTACTACAGAAGATCAAAAGCAGCCGCACTCAAAGCAGCCGAACTAATCGAAGAAGCAAACGAAAAAGGAGAACTCCAACTCAGCTCACACGAAAAAGACACACTAGACTCAATAGTAACAGACCTAAGAGCACTACCAGAAGAAGAAGACAAATTCGTAGAAGAATGCCTCAACGAATACGGAGACCTACCAAAATTCGATCCAAAGAACTACGGATTGTAA